One region of Micromonospora ureilytica genomic DNA includes:
- a CDS encoding TerC/Alx family metal homeostasis membrane protein, protein MRRASVAEATVAVPLWAWAAVGAVIAVLLAVDVLLHRDNHVIELREALLWSAVWIGAGLLFGLAVWWGLGGDPAIVYFSGYLLEKALSVDNVFVFALLFGYFQVPPGYQHKVLFWGVVGALVFRLLFIFAGAELLDRLTWAGFVLGAFLIWTGWRLAVRGKPDVDPERNVVVRLFRRLVPTDARYHGDRFTARVGGRRVATLLLVALVAIEATDVVFAIDSVAAILAITTSTFLVWTATAFAVLGLRSLYFCLAGLLRHFGYLRYGLALLLAFAGLKLILAETPVGKLPVWLTLAVVVVTLAVSIAASTVAARRRPNG, encoded by the coding sequence ATGCGGAGGGCGTCGGTGGCTGAGGCGACGGTCGCGGTCCCGCTGTGGGCCTGGGCGGCGGTCGGCGCGGTGATCGCGGTGTTGCTCGCCGTGGATGTGCTCCTGCACCGGGACAACCACGTCATCGAGCTCCGCGAGGCGCTGCTGTGGAGCGCCGTCTGGATCGGCGCGGGTCTGCTGTTCGGGTTGGCCGTCTGGTGGGGGCTCGGCGGTGACCCGGCCATCGTTTACTTCTCCGGCTACCTGCTGGAGAAGGCGCTCTCGGTGGACAACGTGTTCGTCTTCGCGCTGCTCTTCGGCTACTTCCAGGTGCCGCCCGGCTATCAGCACAAGGTGCTGTTCTGGGGTGTCGTGGGGGCACTCGTCTTCCGGCTGCTGTTCATCTTCGCCGGTGCCGAGCTGTTGGACCGGCTCACCTGGGCCGGTTTCGTGCTGGGCGCGTTCCTGATCTGGACCGGCTGGCGGCTGGCCGTCCGCGGGAAGCCGGACGTCGACCCGGAACGCAACGTCGTGGTCCGGCTGTTCCGGCGGCTGGTGCCCACCGACGCCCGCTACCACGGCGACCGGTTCACCGCCCGGGTGGGCGGCCGACGGGTGGCGACGTTGCTGCTGGTGGCGTTGGTCGCCATCGAGGCCACCGACGTGGTCTTCGCCATCGACTCGGTGGCGGCGATCCTCGCCATCACCACGAGCACCTTCCTGGTCTGGACGGCCACCGCGTTCGCCGTCCTGGGGCTGCGCAGCCTCTACTTCTGCCTCGCCGGCCTGCTGCGGCATTTCGGCTACCTGCGGTACGGGTTGGCACTGCTGCTGGCCTTCGCCGGGCTGAAGCTGATTCTCGCCGAGACGCCGGTGGGCAAGCTGCCGGTCTGGTTGACGCTCGCCGTGGTGGTGGTCACCCTGGCGGTTTCCATCGCCGCCAGCACCGTAGCCGCCCGCCGCCGACCCAACGGCTGA
- a CDS encoding DUF2726 domain-containing protein has translation MTSIGSDDRGWLRTMPAEAGRDALPSRAGHRVLSARRLSDLVQGRPPGVTGSQWTSASRASFDFVVYAADTGRPIVAVEIGAVPSAGSAEQRVERLKDAVSAAAGLPVLRIGSPTLRAADHGRRLVEYVIDARAYAAGGAGSTAAGPEPAPVGFRDILGRLPDGRTGPVNDLGALTRAAAVEAYVAGQVADPIVRGLHVRWVDGPAQGWSWVQVRPDACLIERVSVTEHRFSCGIDAARLAEDLAAVAVGDRLRENAVADLLPRAEWTAQIVALSQRRHELVGGFAFDHLCAD, from the coding sequence ATGACGAGCATCGGGAGCGACGACCGCGGTTGGCTGCGGACGATGCCCGCCGAGGCGGGGCGCGACGCGCTGCCCAGCCGCGCCGGCCACCGGGTCCTGTCGGCACGCCGGCTCAGTGATCTGGTCCAGGGCCGCCCACCCGGTGTCACCGGCAGCCAGTGGACCTCGGCAAGTCGTGCCAGCTTCGACTTCGTGGTCTACGCCGCCGACACCGGCCGCCCGATCGTCGCCGTGGAGATCGGCGCAGTGCCGTCCGCGGGATCAGCGGAACAACGCGTGGAGCGACTCAAGGACGCGGTGAGCGCGGCCGCCGGCCTGCCCGTGCTGCGGATCGGTTCGCCGACGTTGCGGGCCGCCGACCACGGCCGCCGCCTGGTCGAGTACGTGATCGACGCGCGCGCCTACGCCGCGGGCGGTGCCGGGTCCACCGCCGCCGGGCCCGAACCGGCGCCGGTGGGCTTCCGGGACATCCTGGGCCGGCTGCCGGACGGGCGTACCGGGCCGGTCAACGACCTCGGCGCGCTGACCCGCGCGGCGGCGGTGGAGGCGTACGTGGCCGGGCAGGTGGCCGACCCGATCGTGCGAGGGCTGCACGTGCGCTGGGTGGACGGGCCGGCGCAGGGGTGGAGTTGGGTGCAGGTACGCCCCGACGCGTGCCTCATCGAACGCGTCTCGGTGACCGAACACCGTTTCTCCTGCGGTATCGACGCGGCCCGGCTTGCCGAGGATCTCGCCGCCGTCGCCGTGGGGGATCGACTGCGGGAGAACGCGGTCGCGGACCTGCTGCCGCGGGCCGAGTGGACCGCGCAGATCGTCGCGCTGAGCCAGCGCCGTCACGAACTGGTCGGCGGGTTCGCCTTCGACCACCTCTGCGCCGACTGA
- a CDS encoding helical backbone metal receptor, translating to MRVVSLVPSLTEAVALTLPGVLVGATDWCSHPAGLDVARVGGSKYPDLDRVRALRPDLVLLNVEENRRADAEALRAAGVPVRVTYPRTVPGALTELGDLLTELGAPTEPAWLRAARRAWETPPRLTPTRRAVVPVWRRPWVVLGGDTFAGDVLRRLGVVNAYDEHPERYPRPALTELREKEPDLVVLPDEPYLFTADDGPEAFPGVPCALLSGRHLTWYGPSLAEAPALLADQLSRPVLVD from the coding sequence ATGCGGGTGGTGTCGCTGGTGCCGTCACTGACCGAGGCGGTGGCGCTGACCCTGCCGGGAGTGCTGGTCGGGGCCACCGACTGGTGCAGCCACCCGGCCGGGCTCGACGTGGCCCGGGTCGGCGGCAGCAAGTACCCCGACCTGGACCGGGTGCGCGCGCTGCGGCCGGACCTGGTGCTGCTGAACGTGGAGGAGAACCGCCGGGCCGACGCGGAGGCGCTGCGGGCGGCCGGCGTACCGGTGCGGGTCACCTATCCGCGGACCGTTCCCGGCGCGTTGACGGAGCTGGGCGACCTGCTGACCGAACTGGGCGCGCCGACGGAGCCGGCCTGGCTGCGGGCCGCACGGCGGGCGTGGGAGACGCCACCCCGGCTCACACCGACCCGCCGCGCGGTGGTGCCGGTCTGGCGTCGGCCGTGGGTGGTGCTCGGCGGCGACACGTTCGCCGGCGACGTGCTGCGCCGCCTCGGCGTGGTCAACGCCTACGACGAGCACCCCGAGCGCTATCCCCGCCCGGCCCTCACCGAGCTGCGCGAAAAAGAGCCCGACCTGGTGGTGCTGCCCGACGAGCCGTACCTGTTCACCGCCGACGACGGGCCGGAGGCGTTCCCCGGCGTACCGTGCGCCCTGCTCTCCGGGCGGCACCTCACCTGGTACGGCCCGTCCCTGGCCGAGGCGCCCGCGCTGCTCGCCGACCAGTTGTCCCGGCCGGTGCTGGTCGACTGA
- a CDS encoding DUF6286 domain-containing protein, which yields MRTANRVASLLLATALLIGGAAVAVQALLLTVHRPTPLDTTGWFDALSGTRWHDPTVRAVAGGTLLLGLAILVAQLRRWTPIRLRADERDGWYLHRRCVERRLADAVSAVPGIRRARVRVRRRGGQWRPRVRATGDPAARVEIEFAVHQELHRLTAPRPARIDVRLLPRRRPA from the coding sequence ATGCGCACCGCCAACCGGGTCGCCTCGTTGCTGCTGGCCACCGCCCTGCTCATCGGTGGCGCGGCGGTGGCCGTCCAGGCGTTGCTGCTCACAGTGCACCGCCCGACGCCGCTCGACACCACCGGCTGGTTCGACGCGCTGAGCGGCACCCGGTGGCACGACCCCACGGTCCGGGCCGTGGCCGGCGGGACGCTGCTGCTGGGACTGGCCATCCTCGTCGCCCAGCTGCGCCGCTGGACACCGATCCGCCTGCGAGCCGACGAACGCGACGGCTGGTACCTGCACCGGCGCTGTGTGGAGCGGCGGCTCGCTGACGCCGTCAGCGCGGTGCCGGGCATTCGCCGCGCCCGGGTCCGGGTCCGACGGCGCGGCGGCCAGTGGCGTCCCCGGGTCCGCGCGACCGGCGACCCGGCGGCCCGGGTGGAGATCGAGTTCGCCGTGCACCAGGAGTTGCACCGGCTCACCGCGCCCCGCCCCGCCCGGATCGACGTCCGGCTGCTGCCTCGGCGGCGGCCGGCGTGA
- a CDS encoding DoxX family membrane protein translates to MGTMTATIERVTAENTAPKAGTAHQRAVRYILAGTRLALGWIFLWAFVDKMFGLGMATESKNAWINGGSPTKGFLTFGVTGPFKDLYTGIAGAAWADWLFMVGLVGIGVALLLGIGMRVAAVAGGLLLVLMWAAVLPPENNPFMDDHLIYAAVLAVLALVNAGDTWGLGRVWATLPIVRRMPWLR, encoded by the coding sequence GTGGGGACCATGACCGCGACGATCGAGCGGGTCACCGCCGAGAACACCGCACCGAAGGCCGGCACCGCTCACCAGCGGGCCGTCCGGTACATCCTGGCCGGCACCCGGCTGGCACTCGGCTGGATCTTCCTCTGGGCCTTCGTCGACAAGATGTTCGGCCTCGGGATGGCCACCGAGTCGAAGAACGCCTGGATCAACGGGGGTAGCCCCACCAAGGGATTCCTGACCTTCGGCGTGACCGGCCCGTTCAAGGATCTCTATACCGGGATCGCCGGCGCCGCCTGGGCGGACTGGCTCTTCATGGTCGGCCTGGTCGGGATCGGTGTCGCGCTGCTGCTCGGCATCGGCATGCGGGTCGCCGCCGTGGCCGGTGGGCTGCTGCTGGTCCTGATGTGGGCCGCCGTCCTGCCTCCGGAGAACAACCCCTTCATGGACGACCACCTGATCTACGCGGCGGTGCTTGCGGTCCTGGCGCTGGTCAACGCCGGTGACACCTGGGGCCTCGGCCGGGTGTGGGCGACGCTGCCGATCGTCCGGCGGATGCCCTGGCTGCGGTGA
- a CDS encoding Asp23/Gls24 family envelope stress response protein yields the protein MTTRPSTGTNPGTGLATGTTGSERRPGDATDVARIAVQAASLVPGVSVVRPAAVRLDDRSVGLDLHLITWYGHSVPTIAETVRAVVADRVAAQTGLTVAVVTVTVDDLLVPGVDGPGAGAAAPEDG from the coding sequence ATGACCACCCGCCCGTCCACGGGGACGAACCCCGGTACCGGCCTGGCCACCGGAACCACCGGTTCGGAGCGCCGACCGGGCGACGCGACGGACGTCGCGCGGATCGCGGTGCAGGCGGCCAGCCTCGTACCGGGCGTGTCCGTCGTCCGCCCGGCGGCGGTCCGCTTGGACGACCGGTCCGTCGGACTCGACCTGCACCTCATCACCTGGTACGGCCACAGCGTGCCGACGATCGCCGAAACGGTTCGGGCGGTGGTCGCCGACCGGGTGGCCGCCCAGACCGGGCTCACCGTGGCGGTGGTGACCGTCACCGTGGACGACCTGCTCGTCCCCGGCGTCGACGGGCCCGGAGCCGGCGCCGCGGCACCCGAGGACGGCTGA